One Dysidea avara chromosome 7, odDysAvar1.4, whole genome shotgun sequence genomic region harbors:
- the LOC136262516 gene encoding trimethyllysine dioxygenase, mitochondrial-like encodes MMLSFRALQLRGLKLFTAISAVPRSVSTASLSKDPDSLLVNWDQQKGAWSRYHYEWLRDNCTCPSCRHPETGQRILTTMEDWRPDIIQGDTTNERVEIIWKDGHNSQYKHSWLLENSYNHNNIANIKPADTTQRSDLVLWDAEYFKSRQPPSVEYEEYMNSDEGLLKMLRQFRRYGLCFIHNTPASKEATGEAIRRIGPLRNSYYGSVWTMIAGNMAVNSVAYGYKCIPVHTDHVTLEEPPGLMALHCVEYKGEGGETMLLDGFKVAEYIRQDRPDYFAILSQVSIPYQLNYKDGTYEERKVVFPVNHKGEVTDVHLNHDDRQPLDVKAVDEICTASGCDENEAVSKFYEALRYLHNIIYGSQFVYEMTLSPGNVLAVNNRRLLHGRKEFKGYRNLCGTALNQEEWESTLKLLENK; translated from the exons ATGATGCTTTCATTCAGGGCATTACAGCTGCGTGGGCTAAAATTGTTCACAGCCATCTCTGCAGTTCCCCGAAGTGTATCCACGGCCAGCCTAAGCAAGGATCCCGATTCTTTGTTAGTGAATTGGGACCAACAGAAAGGTGCCTGGAGTAGGTACCACTACGAGTGGCTACGTGATAATTGCACATGTCCTTCATGTCGTCACCCCGAGACAGGCCAGCGTATTCTGACCACCATGGAAGATTGGCGACCTGACATCATTCAAGGCGACACTACCAACGAGCGAGTAGAAATAATATGGAAAGATGGCCACAACTCACAGTACAAACACAGCTGGTTGTTGGAGAACAGTTATAATCATAACAATATAGCTAATATCAAACCAGCTGACACCACACAAAGGTCAGATCTAGTTTTGTGGGACGCTGAGTACTTCAAGAGCAGACAACCACCATCAGTTGAGTATGAGGAATACATGAACAGTGATGAAGGACTGTTGAAGATGTTGAGACAGTTCAGGAGATATGGACTATGTTTCATCCACAATACTCCAGCAAGTAAAGAAGCCACAGGCGAGGCCATAAGAAGGATTGGACCTCTCAGGAATTCCTACTATGGAAGTGTTTGGACTATGATTGCTGGGAACATGGCCGTCAA TAGTGTAGCCTATGGGTATAAGTGTATTCCAGTACATACTGACCATGTCACTCTGGAGGAACCACCAG GTTTGATGGCCTTACACTGTGTAGAGTACAAAGGTGAAGGAGGAGAGACAATGTTGCTTGATGGCTTCAAGGTAGCAGAATATATACGACAAGATCGTCCTGACTACTTTGCTATACTCAGCCAAGTGTCCATTCCATATCAACTAAACTACAAAGATGGAACCTATGAGGAACGCAAAGTGGTCTTCCCTGTCAATCATAAGGGAGAAGTAACTGATGTTCACTTGAATCACGATGACAGACAGCCTCTTGACGTaaaagctgtggatgaaatttGTACTGCTTCAGGCTGTGATGAAAATGAAGCTGTTTCAAAGTTCTACGAGGCACTACGTTACCTGCACAACATAATATATGGCAGTCAGTTTGTGTATGAGATGACTCTATCCCCAGGAAATGTACTTGCGGTCAACAACAGAAGATTGCTTCATGGGAGGAAGGAGTTCAAAGGGTATCGTAACCTGTGTGGTACTGCACTTAACCAAGAGGAATGGGAGAGTACATTGAAACTGTTGGAGAATAAATGA